A part of Cannabis sativa cultivar Pink pepper isolate KNU-18-1 chromosome 6, ASM2916894v1, whole genome shotgun sequence genomic DNA contains:
- the LOC115725056 gene encoding CBL-interacting serine/threonine-protein kinase 24, with protein MSKVSRNNVTRKVGKYEVGRTVGEGTFAKVKFARNTETGESVAVKILAKSTILKHRMVDQIKREISIMKIVRHPYIVRLNEVLSSRTKIYIILEFVTGGELYDKIVHQGKLPESEARRYFQQLIDAVAHCHSKGVYHRDLKPENLLLDSNGKLKVSDFGLSALPQQGVELLHTTCGTPNYVAPEVLGNKGYDGAASDVWSCGVILFVLMAGYLPFDETDLPTLYNKINAAKFSCPYWFSHGAKSLIHKILDPNPKTRIQIEGIRKNPWFQRNYVAVEHMEDEDVNLDDVCAVFDDIEDKYVAEQSDEGGPLIMNAFEMITLSQGLNLSALFDRRQDYVKRQTRFVSRKPAKVIISTIEAVAESMSLKVHTRGYKTRLEGITGSKTGQFAVVLEVFEVASSLFMVDVRKAAGDTLEYHKFYKSFCAKLENIIWKPAEGMANSSLLKSMNC; from the exons ATGAGTAAGGTATCGAGGAATAATGTAACGAGGAAGGTCGGTAAGTATGAGGTTGGCAGAACCGTTGGTGAAGGAACATTTGCCAAGGTTAAGTTTGCTAGAAATACAGAGACGGGTGAGAGTGTGGCCGTGAAAATATTGGCCAAAAGTACCATTCTCAAGCATAGAATGGTTGATCAG ATTAAAAGAGAGATATCTATAATGAAGATCGTTAGGCACCCATACATAGTTAGGTTGAATGAG GTTTTATCTAGTCGGacaaagatatatataattcttGAGTTCGTAACTGGTGGAGAATTGTATGACAAAATT GTTCACCAAGGAAAGCTTCCTGAGAGCGAGGCAAGGCGATACTTCCAACAGCTTATAGATGCTGTTGCTCATTGTCATAGTAAGGGCGTGTACCACCGAGACTTGAAG CCTGAAAATCTCCTTCTTGATTCAAATGGAAAGTTGAAGGTGTCTGATTTTGGTTTGAGTGCATTGCCCCAACAA GGGGTTGAGCTTCTTCACACAACATGCGGAACCCCTAATTATGTTGCACCGGAG GTACTTGGCAATAAAGGCTATGATGGTGCAGCTTCTGATGTATGGTCATGTGGAGTCATTCTTTTTGTTTTAATGGCTGGGTATCTTCCATTTGATGAGACAGACCTTCCTACTCTGTACAACAAG ATAAATGCAGCTAAATTTTCTTGTCCATATTGGTTTTCTCATGGGGCAAAGTCATTGATACATAAGATACTTGACCCCAATCCGAAAACT AGAATTCAGATTGAAGGAATAAGGAAAAATCCCTGGTTCCAGAGGAATTATGTAGCTGTCGAGCATATGGAAGACGAAGACGTAAATTTGGATGATGTTTGTGCAGTTTTTGACGACATTGAG GACAAATACGTAGCGGAGCAGTCAGATGAGGGTGGTCCTTTGATAATGAATGCCTTTGAAATGATTACCTTATCCCAAGGGTTAAATCTGTCTGCATTGTTTGACAGACGGCAG GATTATGTTAAACGGCAAACTCGTTTCGTTTCTCGGAAACCAGCAAAAGTTATAATTTCAACTATTGAAGCTGTTGCAGAATCAATGAGTCTCAAAGTACATACACGTGGTTACAAG ACAAGACTTGAAGGTATAACCGGAAGCAAGACTGGACAATTTGCTGTCGTTCTTGAG GTTTTCGAAGTTGCATCATCTCTTTTCATGGTAGATGTGCGAAAAGCTGCTGGGGACACTCTTGAATATCACAAG TTCTACAAGAGTTTCTGTGCCAAGCTCGAAAATATTATTTGGAAACCAGCAGAAGGTATGGCTAATTCCAGTCTACTTAAATCCATGAATTGCTGA